ACGAGGTCGTGGTGTATGAGAAAGAGCCCGCTTGAAGAAGGCCGCCGCTGGCTCGAGCAGGCCGAAGAGGATCTGAAATGGACCGACGATCTGGCCGGGGGAGGCGGTCTGGCGAGGGAAATCGTCCTGCTCGTTCGCGCCCTTCTGTACCCGCCCGAACCGGAGTAGAAGGGGAGCTCGAGAGTCCTGCGCCCAGGTTCGGGGGCTCATTCGACGAGCCGCCAGGCCAAAATCACGGCGACCACCAGAATCCCGAGCACCGTTACGTGCTCACGATTCTCTCTGACTCTTCGCCAGGCGAACCCGTCACCCGAGCCCTGGCCAGGACGGGGTAGCAACAGCGGTACCCTTTTCTCGTATTGCGCGTAGGCAGAAGGGAAAGCTTCCCTCAGTCGGTCGGCCTCCCGCTTCATGACGGGCCAGTAGACGATCCAGAATAGCGCGGCGAGAGGTACGGCGAGCTCGGGTCGACCGGCCGCCAGCACGAACCCAATTCCGATGACGAGACTCCCTAAATAGAGCGGGTTTCGCGTCATGGCGTAAGGACCGCTCGTGGCGAGACACCGGTTCTTTTCCAGGTGCCCCGATGCCCAGAGTCGAAGAGCTTCCCCGAGTCCCGCGACAATCAAACCGGCAACGAAGAAGCCTGGACGCGGGCGCGCGAAGTAGAGTGCGGCAAGTCCGAGGGCCCAACCGAGAGGGACCCGTGCTCGCGCCAGAGCGTCCGACGCCGGCATTCGTCCGCAAGCCTATCACAGAAAAGAGCTTGGCTATATATTTAGTGTAAATAACTAAGATTTAATCGATAAAATATTAGTTAGATTTATTAAAATTGCTTGCAGGTGACACGGCAATTGTGTATAGTCCTCTTGGATTCCTTGAAAGGAGGAAAACCCATGAACTTGGTACTTCGCGACCCCTTCTGGAAAGACTTCAACACCCTGTCCGGACGCATCAACCGAATGCTCTCGGAGTTCCCGCGTGACGACGAAAGCGACTTTCTCGGTAACTTCCGACCATCCGTGGACGTCTACGACAAGGGCACCGAGATCGTGGTCCATGCCGAGATTCCCGGAATCAAGAAGGAGGACATCGACGTTCGTGTCGAGAACAACGTCCTGACGATTCGCGGGAAAAAGGAGCGCAAAGAGGAAGTCAAGGAAGAAGGCTTCTACCGGGCGGAGCGGGCCTACGGGTCTTTTAGCCGCTCGTTCAGTCTACCCACGACGGTCGACATTTCGAAGATTTCGGCCGCCTACAACGACGGTGTGCTGACGCTTCGGATCCCGAAGTCCGAAGCGGCGAAACCGCGCCAGATCGAAGTCAAGGTCTCCTGAGAGACGAGTAAGTTAGGGCCCTCACCGAGGGCCCTTTTCTTGTTCCTTTGCCTTCGGTGCGAACCGCTCGAGAACCGTGGCAATGACGTCCCTCGTGGCGTGTCGTTTCGGATCCCCAACGATCCGAGTGT
This Vicinamibacteria bacterium DNA region includes the following protein-coding sequences:
- a CDS encoding isoprenylcysteine carboxylmethyltransferase family protein, with amino-acid sequence MPASDALARARVPLGWALGLAALYFARPRPGFFVAGLIVAGLGEALRLWASGHLEKNRCLATSGPYAMTRNPLYLGSLVIGIGFVLAAGRPELAVPLAALFWIVYWPVMKREADRLREAFPSAYAQYEKRVPLLLPRPGQGSGDGFAWRRVRENREHVTVLGILVVAVILAWRLVE
- a CDS encoding Hsp20/alpha crystallin family protein, with the translated sequence MNLVLRDPFWKDFNTLSGRINRMLSEFPRDDESDFLGNFRPSVDVYDKGTEIVVHAEIPGIKKEDIDVRVENNVLTIRGKKERKEEVKEEGFYRAERAYGSFSRSFSLPTTVDISKISAAYNDGVLTLRIPKSEAAKPRQIEVKVS